A single Falco naumanni isolate bFalNau1 chromosome 20, bFalNau1.pat, whole genome shotgun sequence DNA region contains:
- the STAT2 gene encoding signal transducer and activator of transcription 2 isoform X1 — MAQWQEVQNLANAYLEQVHQLYAGSALPMAVRQCLAAWIESQNWRQAAEPLSSHARMLFHSLLALLDEHLGSLGMGNEDFMLKHNLRKARRDLQAEFEECPDNLANLVANLLQEERQILRLGQAGGEGGAAPAPSTPPESNREQQIQRRLAEFHAALQEAERAFRHLEDMQDAFDFCFKLYYRPGEDRTNDPQYTQQIQALQAKLQILDRQRREVLAQMQQLLGRSETLRDFLQEELEAWQERQQRACLGAPVDTRLQPLETWFTELGQGLFQLLQLLRALGDLRQKVSYERDPLKAETPLLERRLLELLTYLLRRAFVVEQQPSMPNACKRPLVLRTTSKFSARARLLVRLHDRNHRMEAKIHIDRDPPKIKGFRKFNILTSSTKTLLAGDCPQEGLVCDFQYLTLKEQKDSRSGKGSKGGGEGPLVVTEELHLITFTLAYAYCGLQLELETSTLPFVIISNNNQLSSAWASILWFNMLSCDPKEQQFFSAPPPAPWPRLAEVLSWQFESVAERGLSKDHLLMLAEKLFGSKASPESTVAWPKFSKDGAAGFSFWAWLDGILGLLQEHLKQLWKAGLILGFVSRKQEKKLLKGKRTGTFLIRFSESVLGGVTCTWVEHPESGPPAFRAVVPYTTAELESLALPDIIRDYQLLVEENIPENPLQFLYPNIPRDEAFGPYYSQWQEANLMEQKKYLNRRLIRVSSRQANESWQTEEELVATTENLEMLQLQPSGLGTQEPGGLASLQHGSSGTLQPRESGTLQVASGNLGTLQPSGPGTVQVVAASPEMLQVTSGNLGTLQPSGPGTVQVVAASPEMLQVTSGNLGTLQPSSPGTVQMVATNLGMLQVTSGNLGMLQVVAGSPGTMQPGVSVMQQPGSQVLDPPQLLQVGSGVSELLQPGIRDLKPQLVLQVVPEGQGMLQVGPGAMEPQLVLQLVSEGQGLLQVGSENLGTMQPVAGDTGMPQVGPENLGTMQPVAGDTGMLQVGPENLGTMQPVAGDTGMLQVGPENLGTMQPVAGDTGMLHPVPGAVELLPVPEGQGTLPVPEGQGTLLVPEEQGTLPPELRDLEPLPGSLDVQELLQSLENVLQPRSGTLETLEAAELMPDMLEAMDGRLEGLDPGLAGNAALLNPRDPFLPQPEDTALPAVSSLFTTDFPSLHIDASDFQ, encoded by the exons ATGGCGCAGTGGCAGGAGGTGCAGAATTTGGCCAACGCTTACCTGGAGCAGGTCCACCAGCTGTACGCGGGGTCGGCACTGCCCATGGCGGTGCGGCAGTGCCTGGCTGCCTGGATCGAGAGCCAGAACTG GCGCCAGGCGGCCGAGCCGCTCTCCTCCCACGCGCGGATGCTCTTCCACTCCTTGCTGGCGCTGCTGGATGAgcacctgggcagcctggggaTGGGCAACGAGGACTTCATGCTGAAGCACAACCTGCGCAAGGCTCGCCGTGACCTTCAG GCAGAGTTCGAGGAGTGTCCGGACAACTTGGCCAACTTGGTGGCCAACTTGCTGCAGGAGGAGCGGCAGATCCTGCGCCTGGGGCAAGCGGGGGGAGAG gggggggctgccccggcccccagcACACCCCCAGAGAGCAACCGGGAGCAGCAGATCCAGCGGCGCCTGGCCGAGTTCCATGCAGCCCTGCAG gaggCTGAACGCGCTTTCCGGCACTTGGAGGACATGCAGGACGCCTTTGACTTCTGTTTCAAGTTGTACTACCGGCCAG gcGAGGACAGAACCAACGACCCCCAGTACACCCAGCAGATCCAAGCCCTCCAGGCCAAGCTGCAGATCCTGGACCGGCAGCGGcgg GAGGTGCTGGCTcagatgcagcagctgctggggcgCAGTGAGACGCTTCGGGACTTcttgcaggaggagctggaggccTGGCAGGAGCGGCAGCAGCGTGCCTGCCTGGGGGCCCCTGTGGACACCCGCCTGCAACCCCTGGAGACCTG GTTCACGGAGCTGGGCCAGGggctcttccagctgctgcagctgctgcggGCGCTGGGGGACCTGCGGCAGAAGGTGAGCTACGAGCGGGACCCGCTGAAGGCAGAGACCCCCCTCCTGGAGCGgcggctgctggagctgctcacCTACCTGCTGCGGAG AGCCTTCGTGGtggagcagcagcccagcatgCCCAACGCCTGCAAGCGCCCGCTGGTGCTGCGCACCACCAGCAAGTTCTCAGCCCGTGCTCGCCTGCTCGTCCGCCTCCATGACCGCAACCACCGCATGGAGGCCAAGATCCACATCGACAG GGACCCCCCCAAGATAAAAGG GTTTCGCAAGTTCAACATCCTGACGTCGAGCACCAAAACCCTCCTGGCAGGGGACTGTCCCCAGGAGGGGCTGGTCTGCGACTTCCAGTACCTC aCACTGAAGGAGCAGAAGGACAGCAGGTCGGGCAAGGGCAGCAAAGGCGGCGGCGAG GGTCCCCTGGTCGTGACCGAGGAGCTGCACCTCATCACCTTCACGCTGGCGTATGCCTACTGcgggctgcagctggagctggag aCCTCCACGCTGCCCTTCGTCATCATCTCCAACAACAACCAGCTCTCCAGCGCCTGGGCCTCCATCCTCTGGTTCAACATGCTCAGCTGTGACCCCAAG gagcagcagttCTTCTCCGCGCCGCCCCCGGCACCCTGGCCCCGGCTGGCCgaggtgctgagctggcagtTTGAGAGCGTGGCCGAGCGGGGGCTGAGCAAGGACCACCTCCTCATGCTGGCTGAGAAGCTCTTCG GCTCCAAGGCATCTCCGGAGAGCACCGTGGCCTGGCCCAAGTTCTCCAAG GATGGTGCCGCCGGCTTCTCCTTCTGGGCCTGGCTGGACGGGAtcctggggctgctccaggAGCACCTCAAGCAGCTCTGGAAGGCTGG GCTCATCCTGGGCTTCGTGAGTCGGAAGCAAGAGAAGAAGCTGCTGAAGGGGAAGCGGACGGGGACGTTCCTGATCCGCTTCAGCGAGAGCGTCCTGGGGGGGGTCACCTGCACCTGGGTGGAGCACCCCGAGAGTG GACCCCCTGCTTTCCGGGCAGTGGTTCCCTACACCACGGCTGAGCTGGAATCCCTGGCGCTGCCCGACATCATCCGCGACTaccagctgctggtggaggAGAACATCCCGGAGAACCCGCTCCAGTTCCTGTACCCCAACATTCCCCGCGATGAGGCTTTTGGGCCCTACTACAGCCAGTGGCAGGAGG CAAACCTGATGGAGCAGAAGAAATACCTGAACCGGCGCCTCATCCGTGTGTCCTCCAG gcaggcaaaTGAGTCGTGGCAGACAGAAGAAGAGTTGGTGGCTACCACGGAAAacctggagatgctgcagctgcagcccagtgGCCTGGGGACACAGGAGCCTGGTGGCCTGGCATCACTGCAGCATGGGAGCTCGGGGacgctgcagcccagggagtCGGGGACACTGCAGGTCGCGTCTGGGAACCTGGGGACGCTGCAGCCCTCAGGCCCAGGGACGGTACAGGTGGTGGCCGCAAGCCCAGAGATGCTGCAGGTCACCTCTGGGAACCTGGGGACGCTGCAGCCCTCGGGCCCAGGGACGGTACAGGTGGTGGCCGCAAGCCCAGAGATGCTGCAGGTCACCTCTGGGAACCTGGGGACGCTGCAGCCCTCGAGCCCAGGGACGGTACAGATGGTGGCCACAaacctggggatgctgcaggtcACCTCTGGGAacctggggatgctgcaagTGGTGGCTGGGAGCCCGGGGACAATGCAGCCTGGGGTCTCCGTGATGCAGCAGCCAGGGTCCCAAGTCTTGGacccaccacagctgctgcaggtgggatcGGGAGTCTcggagctgctgcagccagggatcaggGACCTGAAGCCACAGCTGGTGTTGCAGGTGGTCCCGGAGGgccaggggatgctgcaggtggGACCCGGGGCCATGGAGCCGCAGCTGGTGTTGCAGCTGGTCTCTgagggccaggggctgctgcaggtgggatcTGAGAACTTGGGGACGATGCAGCCGGTGGCTGGGGACACGGGGATGCCGCAGGTGGGACCAGAGAACTTGGGGACGATGCAGCCGGTGGCTGGGGACACGGGGATGCTGCAGGTGGGACCAGAGAACTTGGGGACGATGCAGCCGGTGGCTGGGGACACGGGGATGCTGCAGGTGGGACCAGAGAACTTGGGGACGATGCAGCCGGTGGCTGGGGACACGGGGATGCTGCACCCAGTGCCgggggctgtggagctgctgcctgtccctgaaGGGCAGGGGACGTTGCCTGTCCCTGAGGGTCAGGGGACATTGCTGGTCCCTGAGGAGCAGGGGACGCTGCCGCCAGAGCTGAGGGACCTGGAGCCGCTGCCCGGGAGCCTGGAtgtgcaggagctcctgcagtcCCTGGAGAACGTGCTGCAGCCACGCTCGGGGACGCTGGAGACACTGGAGGCGGCAGAGCTGATGCCCGACATGCTGGAGGCCATGGACgggaggctggaggggctggaCCCCGGGCTGGCAG GCAATGCCGCGCTCCTGAACCCCCGCGACCCATTCCTGCCGCAGCCTGAGGACACGGCTCTGCCCGCCGTCAGCTCCCTCTTCACCACCGACTTCCCCTCGCTCCACATTGACGCCAGTGACTTCCAGTga
- the STAT2 gene encoding signal transducer and activator of transcription 2 isoform X2: MAQWQEVQNLANAYLEQVHQLYAGSALPMAVRQCLAAWIESQNWRQAAEPLSSHARMLFHSLLALLDEHLGSLGMGNEDFMLKHNLRKARRDLQAEFEECPDNLANLVANLLQEERQILRLGQAGGEGGAAPAPSTPPESNREQQIQRRLAEFHAALQEAERAFRHLEDMQDAFDFCFKLYYRPGEDRTNDPQYTQQIQALQAKLQILDRQRREVLAQMQQLLGRSETLRDFLQEELEAWQERQQRACLGAPVDTRLQPLETWFTELGQGLFQLLQLLRALGDLRQKVSYERDPLKAETPLLERRLLELLTYLLRRAFVVEQQPSMPNACKRPLVLRTTSKFSARARLLVRLHDRNHRMEAKIHIDRDPPKIKGFRKFNILTSSTKTLLAGDCPQEGLVCDFQYLTLKEQKDSRSGKGSKGGGEGPLVVTEELHLITFTLAYAYCGLQLELETSTLPFVIISNNNQLSSAWASILWFNMLSCDPKEQQFFSAPPPAPWPRLAEVLSWQFESVAERGLSKDHLLMLAEKLFGSKASPESTVAWPKFSKDGAAGFSFWAWLDGILGLLQEHLKQLWKAGLILGFVSRKQEKKLLKGKRTGTFLIRFSESVLGGVTCTWVEHPESGPPAFRAVVPYTTAELESLALPDIIRDYQLLVEENIPENPLQFLYPNIPRDEAFGPYYSQWQEANLMEQKKYLNRRLIRVSSRQANESWQTEEELVATTENLEMLQLQPSGLGTQEPGGLASLQHGSSGTLQPRESGTLQVASGNLGTLQPSGPGTVQVVAASPEMLQVTSGNLGTLQPSGPGTVQVVAASPEMLQVTSGNLGTLQPSSPGTVQMVATNLGMLQVTSGNLGMLQVVAGSPGTMQPGVSVMQQPGSQVLDPPQLLQVGSGVSELLQPGIRDLKPQLVLQVVPEGQGMLQVGPGAMEPQLVLQLVSEGQGLLQVGPENLGTMQPVAGDTGMLQVGPENLGTMQPVAGDTGMLQVGPENLGTMQPVAGDTGMLHPVPGAVELLPVPEGQGTLPVPEGQGTLLVPEEQGTLPPELRDLEPLPGSLDVQELLQSLENVLQPRSGTLETLEAAELMPDMLEAMDGRLEGLDPGLAGNAALLNPRDPFLPQPEDTALPAVSSLFTTDFPSLHIDASDFQ, translated from the exons ATGGCGCAGTGGCAGGAGGTGCAGAATTTGGCCAACGCTTACCTGGAGCAGGTCCACCAGCTGTACGCGGGGTCGGCACTGCCCATGGCGGTGCGGCAGTGCCTGGCTGCCTGGATCGAGAGCCAGAACTG GCGCCAGGCGGCCGAGCCGCTCTCCTCCCACGCGCGGATGCTCTTCCACTCCTTGCTGGCGCTGCTGGATGAgcacctgggcagcctggggaTGGGCAACGAGGACTTCATGCTGAAGCACAACCTGCGCAAGGCTCGCCGTGACCTTCAG GCAGAGTTCGAGGAGTGTCCGGACAACTTGGCCAACTTGGTGGCCAACTTGCTGCAGGAGGAGCGGCAGATCCTGCGCCTGGGGCAAGCGGGGGGAGAG gggggggctgccccggcccccagcACACCCCCAGAGAGCAACCGGGAGCAGCAGATCCAGCGGCGCCTGGCCGAGTTCCATGCAGCCCTGCAG gaggCTGAACGCGCTTTCCGGCACTTGGAGGACATGCAGGACGCCTTTGACTTCTGTTTCAAGTTGTACTACCGGCCAG gcGAGGACAGAACCAACGACCCCCAGTACACCCAGCAGATCCAAGCCCTCCAGGCCAAGCTGCAGATCCTGGACCGGCAGCGGcgg GAGGTGCTGGCTcagatgcagcagctgctggggcgCAGTGAGACGCTTCGGGACTTcttgcaggaggagctggaggccTGGCAGGAGCGGCAGCAGCGTGCCTGCCTGGGGGCCCCTGTGGACACCCGCCTGCAACCCCTGGAGACCTG GTTCACGGAGCTGGGCCAGGggctcttccagctgctgcagctgctgcggGCGCTGGGGGACCTGCGGCAGAAGGTGAGCTACGAGCGGGACCCGCTGAAGGCAGAGACCCCCCTCCTGGAGCGgcggctgctggagctgctcacCTACCTGCTGCGGAG AGCCTTCGTGGtggagcagcagcccagcatgCCCAACGCCTGCAAGCGCCCGCTGGTGCTGCGCACCACCAGCAAGTTCTCAGCCCGTGCTCGCCTGCTCGTCCGCCTCCATGACCGCAACCACCGCATGGAGGCCAAGATCCACATCGACAG GGACCCCCCCAAGATAAAAGG GTTTCGCAAGTTCAACATCCTGACGTCGAGCACCAAAACCCTCCTGGCAGGGGACTGTCCCCAGGAGGGGCTGGTCTGCGACTTCCAGTACCTC aCACTGAAGGAGCAGAAGGACAGCAGGTCGGGCAAGGGCAGCAAAGGCGGCGGCGAG GGTCCCCTGGTCGTGACCGAGGAGCTGCACCTCATCACCTTCACGCTGGCGTATGCCTACTGcgggctgcagctggagctggag aCCTCCACGCTGCCCTTCGTCATCATCTCCAACAACAACCAGCTCTCCAGCGCCTGGGCCTCCATCCTCTGGTTCAACATGCTCAGCTGTGACCCCAAG gagcagcagttCTTCTCCGCGCCGCCCCCGGCACCCTGGCCCCGGCTGGCCgaggtgctgagctggcagtTTGAGAGCGTGGCCGAGCGGGGGCTGAGCAAGGACCACCTCCTCATGCTGGCTGAGAAGCTCTTCG GCTCCAAGGCATCTCCGGAGAGCACCGTGGCCTGGCCCAAGTTCTCCAAG GATGGTGCCGCCGGCTTCTCCTTCTGGGCCTGGCTGGACGGGAtcctggggctgctccaggAGCACCTCAAGCAGCTCTGGAAGGCTGG GCTCATCCTGGGCTTCGTGAGTCGGAAGCAAGAGAAGAAGCTGCTGAAGGGGAAGCGGACGGGGACGTTCCTGATCCGCTTCAGCGAGAGCGTCCTGGGGGGGGTCACCTGCACCTGGGTGGAGCACCCCGAGAGTG GACCCCCTGCTTTCCGGGCAGTGGTTCCCTACACCACGGCTGAGCTGGAATCCCTGGCGCTGCCCGACATCATCCGCGACTaccagctgctggtggaggAGAACATCCCGGAGAACCCGCTCCAGTTCCTGTACCCCAACATTCCCCGCGATGAGGCTTTTGGGCCCTACTACAGCCAGTGGCAGGAGG CAAACCTGATGGAGCAGAAGAAATACCTGAACCGGCGCCTCATCCGTGTGTCCTCCAG gcaggcaaaTGAGTCGTGGCAGACAGAAGAAGAGTTGGTGGCTACCACGGAAAacctggagatgctgcagctgcagcccagtgGCCTGGGGACACAGGAGCCTGGTGGCCTGGCATCACTGCAGCATGGGAGCTCGGGGacgctgcagcccagggagtCGGGGACACTGCAGGTCGCGTCTGGGAACCTGGGGACGCTGCAGCCCTCAGGCCCAGGGACGGTACAGGTGGTGGCCGCAAGCCCAGAGATGCTGCAGGTCACCTCTGGGAACCTGGGGACGCTGCAGCCCTCGGGCCCAGGGACGGTACAGGTGGTGGCCGCAAGCCCAGAGATGCTGCAGGTCACCTCTGGGAACCTGGGGACGCTGCAGCCCTCGAGCCCAGGGACGGTACAGATGGTGGCCACAaacctggggatgctgcaggtcACCTCTGGGAacctggggatgctgcaagTGGTGGCTGGGAGCCCGGGGACAATGCAGCCTGGGGTCTCCGTGATGCAGCAGCCAGGGTCCCAAGTCTTGGacccaccacagctgctgcaggtgggatcGGGAGTCTcggagctgctgcagccagggatcaggGACCTGAAGCCACAGCTGGTGTTGCAGGTGGTCCCGGAGGgccaggggatgctgcaggtggGACCCGGGGCCATGGAGCCGCAGCTGGTGTTGCAGCTGGTCTCTgagggccaggggctgctgcag GTGGGACCAGAGAACTTGGGGACGATGCAGCCGGTGGCTGGGGACACGGGGATGCTGCAGGTGGGACCAGAGAACTTGGGGACGATGCAGCCGGTGGCTGGGGACACGGGGATGCTGCAGGTGGGACCAGAGAACTTGGGGACGATGCAGCCGGTGGCTGGGGACACGGGGATGCTGCACCCAGTGCCgggggctgtggagctgctgcctgtccctgaaGGGCAGGGGACGTTGCCTGTCCCTGAGGGTCAGGGGACATTGCTGGTCCCTGAGGAGCAGGGGACGCTGCCGCCAGAGCTGAGGGACCTGGAGCCGCTGCCCGGGAGCCTGGAtgtgcaggagctcctgcagtcCCTGGAGAACGTGCTGCAGCCACGCTCGGGGACGCTGGAGACACTGGAGGCGGCAGAGCTGATGCCCGACATGCTGGAGGCCATGGACgggaggctggaggggctggaCCCCGGGCTGGCAG GCAATGCCGCGCTCCTGAACCCCCGCGACCCATTCCTGCCGCAGCCTGAGGACACGGCTCTGCCCGCCGTCAGCTCCCTCTTCACCACCGACTTCCCCTCGCTCCACATTGACGCCAGTGACTTCCAGTga
- the STAT2 gene encoding signal transducer and activator of transcription 2 isoform X3 has product MAQWQEVQNLANAYLEQVHQLYAGSALPMAVRQCLAAWIESQNWRQAAEPLSSHARMLFHSLLALLDEHLGSLGMGNEDFMLKHNLRKARRDLQGGAAPAPSTPPESNREQQIQRRLAEFHAALQEAERAFRHLEDMQDAFDFCFKLYYRPGEDRTNDPQYTQQIQALQAKLQILDRQRREVLAQMQQLLGRSETLRDFLQEELEAWQERQQRACLGAPVDTRLQPLETWFTELGQGLFQLLQLLRALGDLRQKVSYERDPLKAETPLLERRLLELLTYLLRRAFVVEQQPSMPNACKRPLVLRTTSKFSARARLLVRLHDRNHRMEAKIHIDRDPPKIKGFRKFNILTSSTKTLLAGDCPQEGLVCDFQYLTLKEQKDSRSGKGSKGGGEGPLVVTEELHLITFTLAYAYCGLQLELETSTLPFVIISNNNQLSSAWASILWFNMLSCDPKEQQFFSAPPPAPWPRLAEVLSWQFESVAERGLSKDHLLMLAEKLFGSKASPESTVAWPKFSKDGAAGFSFWAWLDGILGLLQEHLKQLWKAGLILGFVSRKQEKKLLKGKRTGTFLIRFSESVLGGVTCTWVEHPESGPPAFRAVVPYTTAELESLALPDIIRDYQLLVEENIPENPLQFLYPNIPRDEAFGPYYSQWQEANLMEQKKYLNRRLIRVSSRQANESWQTEEELVATTENLEMLQLQPSGLGTQEPGGLASLQHGSSGTLQPRESGTLQVASGNLGTLQPSGPGTVQVVAASPEMLQVTSGNLGTLQPSGPGTVQVVAASPEMLQVTSGNLGTLQPSSPGTVQMVATNLGMLQVTSGNLGMLQVVAGSPGTMQPGVSVMQQPGSQVLDPPQLLQVGSGVSELLQPGIRDLKPQLVLQVVPEGQGMLQVGPGAMEPQLVLQLVSEGQGLLQVGSENLGTMQPVAGDTGMPQVGPENLGTMQPVAGDTGMLQVGPENLGTMQPVAGDTGMLQVGPENLGTMQPVAGDTGMLHPVPGAVELLPVPEGQGTLPVPEGQGTLLVPEEQGTLPPELRDLEPLPGSLDVQELLQSLENVLQPRSGTLETLEAAELMPDMLEAMDGRLEGLDPGLAGNAALLNPRDPFLPQPEDTALPAVSSLFTTDFPSLHIDASDFQ; this is encoded by the exons ATGGCGCAGTGGCAGGAGGTGCAGAATTTGGCCAACGCTTACCTGGAGCAGGTCCACCAGCTGTACGCGGGGTCGGCACTGCCCATGGCGGTGCGGCAGTGCCTGGCTGCCTGGATCGAGAGCCAGAACTG GCGCCAGGCGGCCGAGCCGCTCTCCTCCCACGCGCGGATGCTCTTCCACTCCTTGCTGGCGCTGCTGGATGAgcacctgggcagcctggggaTGGGCAACGAGGACTTCATGCTGAAGCACAACCTGCGCAAGGCTCGCCGTGACCTTCAG gggggggctgccccggcccccagcACACCCCCAGAGAGCAACCGGGAGCAGCAGATCCAGCGGCGCCTGGCCGAGTTCCATGCAGCCCTGCAG gaggCTGAACGCGCTTTCCGGCACTTGGAGGACATGCAGGACGCCTTTGACTTCTGTTTCAAGTTGTACTACCGGCCAG gcGAGGACAGAACCAACGACCCCCAGTACACCCAGCAGATCCAAGCCCTCCAGGCCAAGCTGCAGATCCTGGACCGGCAGCGGcgg GAGGTGCTGGCTcagatgcagcagctgctggggcgCAGTGAGACGCTTCGGGACTTcttgcaggaggagctggaggccTGGCAGGAGCGGCAGCAGCGTGCCTGCCTGGGGGCCCCTGTGGACACCCGCCTGCAACCCCTGGAGACCTG GTTCACGGAGCTGGGCCAGGggctcttccagctgctgcagctgctgcggGCGCTGGGGGACCTGCGGCAGAAGGTGAGCTACGAGCGGGACCCGCTGAAGGCAGAGACCCCCCTCCTGGAGCGgcggctgctggagctgctcacCTACCTGCTGCGGAG AGCCTTCGTGGtggagcagcagcccagcatgCCCAACGCCTGCAAGCGCCCGCTGGTGCTGCGCACCACCAGCAAGTTCTCAGCCCGTGCTCGCCTGCTCGTCCGCCTCCATGACCGCAACCACCGCATGGAGGCCAAGATCCACATCGACAG GGACCCCCCCAAGATAAAAGG GTTTCGCAAGTTCAACATCCTGACGTCGAGCACCAAAACCCTCCTGGCAGGGGACTGTCCCCAGGAGGGGCTGGTCTGCGACTTCCAGTACCTC aCACTGAAGGAGCAGAAGGACAGCAGGTCGGGCAAGGGCAGCAAAGGCGGCGGCGAG GGTCCCCTGGTCGTGACCGAGGAGCTGCACCTCATCACCTTCACGCTGGCGTATGCCTACTGcgggctgcagctggagctggag aCCTCCACGCTGCCCTTCGTCATCATCTCCAACAACAACCAGCTCTCCAGCGCCTGGGCCTCCATCCTCTGGTTCAACATGCTCAGCTGTGACCCCAAG gagcagcagttCTTCTCCGCGCCGCCCCCGGCACCCTGGCCCCGGCTGGCCgaggtgctgagctggcagtTTGAGAGCGTGGCCGAGCGGGGGCTGAGCAAGGACCACCTCCTCATGCTGGCTGAGAAGCTCTTCG GCTCCAAGGCATCTCCGGAGAGCACCGTGGCCTGGCCCAAGTTCTCCAAG GATGGTGCCGCCGGCTTCTCCTTCTGGGCCTGGCTGGACGGGAtcctggggctgctccaggAGCACCTCAAGCAGCTCTGGAAGGCTGG GCTCATCCTGGGCTTCGTGAGTCGGAAGCAAGAGAAGAAGCTGCTGAAGGGGAAGCGGACGGGGACGTTCCTGATCCGCTTCAGCGAGAGCGTCCTGGGGGGGGTCACCTGCACCTGGGTGGAGCACCCCGAGAGTG GACCCCCTGCTTTCCGGGCAGTGGTTCCCTACACCACGGCTGAGCTGGAATCCCTGGCGCTGCCCGACATCATCCGCGACTaccagctgctggtggaggAGAACATCCCGGAGAACCCGCTCCAGTTCCTGTACCCCAACATTCCCCGCGATGAGGCTTTTGGGCCCTACTACAGCCAGTGGCAGGAGG CAAACCTGATGGAGCAGAAGAAATACCTGAACCGGCGCCTCATCCGTGTGTCCTCCAG gcaggcaaaTGAGTCGTGGCAGACAGAAGAAGAGTTGGTGGCTACCACGGAAAacctggagatgctgcagctgcagcccagtgGCCTGGGGACACAGGAGCCTGGTGGCCTGGCATCACTGCAGCATGGGAGCTCGGGGacgctgcagcccagggagtCGGGGACACTGCAGGTCGCGTCTGGGAACCTGGGGACGCTGCAGCCCTCAGGCCCAGGGACGGTACAGGTGGTGGCCGCAAGCCCAGAGATGCTGCAGGTCACCTCTGGGAACCTGGGGACGCTGCAGCCCTCGGGCCCAGGGACGGTACAGGTGGTGGCCGCAAGCCCAGAGATGCTGCAGGTCACCTCTGGGAACCTGGGGACGCTGCAGCCCTCGAGCCCAGGGACGGTACAGATGGTGGCCACAaacctggggatgctgcaggtcACCTCTGGGAacctggggatgctgcaagTGGTGGCTGGGAGCCCGGGGACAATGCAGCCTGGGGTCTCCGTGATGCAGCAGCCAGGGTCCCAAGTCTTGGacccaccacagctgctgcaggtgggatcGGGAGTCTcggagctgctgcagccagggatcaggGACCTGAAGCCACAGCTGGTGTTGCAGGTGGTCCCGGAGGgccaggggatgctgcaggtggGACCCGGGGCCATGGAGCCGCAGCTGGTGTTGCAGCTGGTCTCTgagggccaggggctgctgcaggtgggatcTGAGAACTTGGGGACGATGCAGCCGGTGGCTGGGGACACGGGGATGCCGCAGGTGGGACCAGAGAACTTGGGGACGATGCAGCCGGTGGCTGGGGACACGGGGATGCTGCAGGTGGGACCAGAGAACTTGGGGACGATGCAGCCGGTGGCTGGGGACACGGGGATGCTGCAGGTGGGACCAGAGAACTTGGGGACGATGCAGCCGGTGGCTGGGGACACGGGGATGCTGCACCCAGTGCCgggggctgtggagctgctgcctgtccctgaaGGGCAGGGGACGTTGCCTGTCCCTGAGGGTCAGGGGACATTGCTGGTCCCTGAGGAGCAGGGGACGCTGCCGCCAGAGCTGAGGGACCTGGAGCCGCTGCCCGGGAGCCTGGAtgtgcaggagctcctgcagtcCCTGGAGAACGTGCTGCAGCCACGCTCGGGGACGCTGGAGACACTGGAGGCGGCAGAGCTGATGCCCGACATGCTGGAGGCCATGGACgggaggctggaggggctggaCCCCGGGCTGGCAG GCAATGCCGCGCTCCTGAACCCCCGCGACCCATTCCTGCCGCAGCCTGAGGACACGGCTCTGCCCGCCGTCAGCTCCCTCTTCACCACCGACTTCCCCTCGCTCCACATTGACGCCAGTGACTTCCAGTga
- the IL23A gene encoding interleukin-23 subunit alpha, which yields MAPLRHLCLCLCLPLLLPPPAAPVPVPAPRTDWAACRNFSRDLLQLVATIEEPHRVLEEIHLSMEDPKNWPPRIGCSDACDPSTLDTNNTRCLQRILQGLQHYRVLLGSDIFTNRRLPTLESTLDQLLGLVQQEHGRPPRPTMAPSEAWARALLQRLALQRLQSFTTIMSRVFSHGASPR from the exons ATGGCTCCGCTCCGccacctctgcctctgcctttgcctcccgctgctgctgccgccgcccgcggccccggTGCCGGTCCCGGCCCCCCGCACCGACTGGGCCGCCTGCAGGAACTTCTCCCGggatctgctgcagctggtggcgACCATCGAGGAGCCGCATCGGGTCCTG gaggagATTCACCTGAGCATGGAGGATCCCAAGAATTGGCCCCCCCGGATCGGCTGCAGCGATGCCTGTGACCCCTCCACCCTGGACACCAACAACACG CGCTGCCTGCAGCGGATCCTTCAGGGGCTGCAGCACTACCGGGTCCTGCTGGGCTCCGACATCTTCACCAACCGCCGCCTGCCCACGCTGGAGTCCACGCTGGACCAGCTGCTGGGCCTCGTCCag CAGGAGCacggccgccccccgcgccccacCATGGCCCCCAGCGAGGCTTGGGCGCGGGCACTGCTGCAACGCTTGGCACTCCAACGGCTCCAGTCCTTCACCACCATCATGAGCCGCGTCTTCAGCCACGGCGCCAGCCCCCGCTGA